One Parageobacillus sp. KH3-4 genomic region harbors:
- a CDS encoding DUF6036 family nucleotidyltransferase, which yields MNSIEEARQKLRTLYSKTSFEKMVQVTAILTKLLEPYRIRPIIVGGLAVEIYTRSDYTTVDIDLIVSDRKRAGDLLVQLGFTPAGRHWYHEELMVSIEIPNDMLEDANYDKVIELRMKDGLKVYVIGIEDIILDRLRACVHCKSTSDCEWGKRMFFLHAERLDLEYMREMAKMDGTAVYLEEWVQQYNK from the coding sequence ATGAATTCGATTGAAGAAGCGAGGCAAAAACTTCGTACGCTTTATTCCAAAACCTCGTTTGAAAAAATGGTGCAAGTGACGGCGATTTTGACCAAACTACTAGAGCCTTATCGCATCCGTCCAATTATTGTGGGGGGATTAGCAGTAGAAATATATACAAGAAGCGATTACACGACCGTTGATATCGATCTTATTGTTAGCGATCGAAAACGCGCTGGTGATTTACTTGTTCAGTTAGGCTTCACACCAGCGGGACGACATTGGTATCACGAAGAATTAATGGTAAGCATTGAAATTCCGAATGATATGCTGGAAGACGCTAATTACGATAAAGTCATAGAATTGCGAATGAAAGACGGATTAAAGGTATATGTGATTGGCATTGAAGATATTATTTTAGATCGATTGCGGGCTTGTGTTCATTGTAAATCTACTTCGGATTGCGAATGGGGAAAAAGAATGTTTTTTCTTCACGCCGAACGTTTGGACTTGGAATATATGAGAGAAATGGCAAAGATGGACGGGACGGCAGTATACTTAGAAGAATGGGTCCAGCAATATAACAAGTAA
- a CDS encoding MarR family transcriptional regulator produces MRYGNIDDLVERYLSVSFIVMRKAAALVKCELDEDMTNDQYYLLRYIMKKGKCTSTELASIFGVNKSAITAMTNRLVEKGLLQRTRDQNDRRVVYLTLTERGDEWIVKTEEKIHKLVESFITKFSEKEIETFIQTYEKLACILQEMEGVS; encoded by the coding sequence TTGCGGTATGGAAACATTGATGATTTGGTAGAGCGATATTTGTCCGTTTCCTTTATCGTGATGAGAAAAGCAGCGGCACTTGTCAAATGCGAGCTTGATGAAGATATGACAAACGACCAATATTACTTGCTTCGCTACATAATGAAGAAAGGAAAATGCACATCTACAGAGCTTGCGTCCATATTTGGCGTAAACAAAAGCGCGATTACGGCGATGACGAACCGCCTTGTCGAAAAAGGCTTGCTTCAGCGCACGCGCGATCAAAACGACCGCAGGGTTGTTTATTTGACGCTGACGGAACGAGGAGACGAATGGATTGTGAAAACGGAAGAAAAAATTCATAAATTGGTCGAGTCGTTCATAACCAAATTTTCGGAGAAAGAAATTGAAACGTTTATTCAAACATATGAAAAGCTTGCTTGCATTTTGCAGGAGATGGAGGGGGTATCGTGA